The following coding sequences are from one Clostridia bacterium window:
- the spoIIIAA gene encoding stage III sporulation protein AA produces the protein MSDWRTSVRENIVPRLAGRVRLAVECALSRAPGGPGEAWQEIRLRAGRPLHVVTVAGEVWLAPDGRTVTAPEDGLVVSAEDIARTLALCADGSIYAWETELAQGFITLPGGHRVGVAGRAVWNGGAVRTMRDFNALNIRVARAVRGAARPLVPHIDGRLRVRSTLIYSPPGCGKTTVLRDLVRILSDGDGVAPWRAVVVDERGEIAACRGGEPQLDVGRRTDVVDGCPKHVGMGLALRALGPQVLATDEIGSEEDAVAVLDAARAGVAVLATAHAGSVDELRSRPLLHRLLAAGVFERVVRLVRDPHPGAVAEVSRCEPHVAGAMRGRAPA, from the coding sequence ATGTCCGACTGGCGGACGTCTGTCCGCGAGAACATCGTGCCCCGCTTGGCCGGACGCGTGCGCCTCGCGGTGGAATGCGCCCTCTCGCGCGCGCCGGGCGGTCCTGGCGAGGCGTGGCAGGAGATCCGCCTGCGCGCCGGCCGCCCGTTGCATGTCGTCACGGTGGCGGGCGAGGTCTGGCTGGCGCCGGACGGCCGCACGGTGACCGCGCCTGAGGACGGCCTCGTCGTCAGCGCGGAGGACATCGCGCGCACCCTGGCGCTCTGCGCAGACGGATCGATCTACGCGTGGGAAACCGAGCTGGCCCAGGGGTTCATCACGTTGCCGGGCGGTCACCGCGTCGGCGTGGCCGGGCGCGCCGTGTGGAACGGCGGGGCGGTGCGGACGATGCGGGACTTCAACGCGCTCAACATCCGCGTGGCGCGCGCGGTGCGGGGCGCGGCGCGCCCGCTCGTCCCGCACATCGACGGCCGTCTCCGCGTGCGGTCCACGCTCATCTACTCGCCGCCCGGATGCGGCAAGACGACCGTGTTGCGCGACCTGGTCCGCATCCTCTCCGACGGGGACGGCGTCGCGCCCTGGCGCGCCGTCGTGGTCGACGAGCGGGGCGAGATCGCCGCGTGCCGGGGCGGAGAGCCGCAGCTGGACGTCGGGCGTCGCACGGATGTGGTCGACGGGTGCCCCAAGCATGTCGGCATGGGGCTCGCGCTGCGCGCGCTCGGGCCGCAGGTTCTGGCCACCGACGAGATCGGCAGCGAGGAGGACGCGGTCGCCGTCCTCGACGCGGCGCGCGCCGGGGTGGCCGTCCTGGCGACGGCGCACGCCGGCAGCGTGGACGAACTGCGAAGCCGCCCCCTGTTGCACCGGCTGCTGGCCGCCGGCGTGTTCGAGCGCGTGGTGCGGCTGGTGCGAGACCCTCACCCAGGCGCCGTCGCGGAAGTGTCGCGGTGCGAACCCCACGTCGCGGGGGCTATGAGGGGACGGGCGCCGGCATGA
- a CDS encoding acyl-CoA thioesterase: MSVVRPEDLNNQHSIFGGRVMSLVDSIASRVASRFSGRPVVTAGFDLMSFEAGIRAFERIHLTARGTRTFRTSMEVVVRVEGENPLTGKRWRTSDATLTLVALGDDGRPTEMPELVPETEEEIRLWEGAERRRQLRLEAPQEPEPDFSKHDPALSAHLCFESTTEICMPSEANDLGLARAGWVLSIADKLCGISAARHAGRPAVTAVVDSVRFARPIAVGEIVNVRTYLTRAFRTSMEVRAEVWKRKTPSAAPERVTTAYYTFVAIGDDGRPTPVPPLEPRSDLDRALWEAAGKRREMRLAGLKTLSDPAQ, translated from the coding sequence GTGTCCGTCGTCCGTCCTGAGGATCTGAACAACCAGCACTCCATCTTCGGCGGCCGCGTCATGAGCCTCGTGGACAGCATCGCGTCCCGCGTGGCCTCGCGGTTCAGCGGCCGGCCCGTCGTGACGGCCGGTTTCGACCTGATGAGCTTCGAGGCCGGCATCCGCGCGTTCGAGCGCATCCACCTCACGGCGCGGGGCACGCGCACGTTCCGCACGTCCATGGAGGTCGTCGTGCGCGTCGAAGGCGAGAATCCGCTCACGGGCAAGCGCTGGCGGACCAGCGACGCCACGCTGACGCTCGTCGCGCTCGGCGACGACGGCCGCCCGACGGAAATGCCCGAGCTGGTCCCTGAGACGGAGGAGGAGATCCGGTTGTGGGAGGGCGCCGAGCGCCGGCGCCAGCTGCGCCTTGAGGCGCCGCAGGAACCGGAGCCGGACTTCTCCAAGCACGATCCGGCGCTGTCGGCCCATCTCTGCTTCGAATCGACGACCGAGATCTGCATGCCGTCCGAGGCCAATGACCTCGGCCTCGCACGCGCCGGCTGGGTGCTTTCCATCGCCGACAAGCTGTGCGGCATCAGCGCCGCGCGCCATGCCGGCCGGCCCGCCGTCACCGCGGTCGTCGATTCCGTCCGTTTCGCGCGGCCGATCGCCGTGGGCGAGATCGTCAACGTGCGGACCTACCTCACGCGCGCCTTCCGCACGTCCATGGAGGTGCGCGCGGAGGTGTGGAAGCGCAAGACGCCGAGCGCCGCGCCGGAGCGCGTCACCACGGCGTATTACACGTTTGTCGCGATCGGGGACGACGGCCGGCCGACCCCCGTGCCGCCGCTGGAACCTCGCAGCGACCTGGACCGCGCCCTCTGGGAAGCGGCCGGCAAGCGGCGCGAGATGCGTCTCGCCGGCTTGAAGACGCTTTCCGATCCCGCCCAATGA
- a CDS encoding UbiD family decarboxylase — protein sequence MPYADLRAFLSALERMGRLQRITAEVDKDWELVAVARHYFQTVPEDRRKALFFERVRGYDIPVVLGVLGGSRAIYAAANECPLEDVAERWRAAQERPLPPRVVADGPVHEVVYEGDRADVTMLPVPVWTVGQDPGPYLTAPFVITRDPETGVQNVGTYRIWCKEPRKLLMNISFSHDGRRHVEANNTAGRPTPVVIVLGADPSIGLASVAKIRYGVDELAVAGAVRGEPVEVVRARTVDLLVPATAEITIEGWIRPNETEEEGPFGEYTGYIGRKTQGYVIDVTALTHRHKPIFQAFLSQMPPSESSLIRGAGKEVALLKHLKSDLHMPVKDVHLLECAGSAAILVISIHKDYWARPQEVMWGAWAYDPTLGKYTVVVDDDVDIRDPQAVLWAMAYRVQPDRDVHVFRNTRAVELDPSVAPYGRSKAEWLATPASKLAIDATRKHEFPPVALPPAEHLEAVRRRWATYFPNGA from the coding sequence ATGCCGTACGCTGATCTGCGCGCGTTTCTAAGTGCGCTGGAGCGCATGGGGCGGCTGCAACGGATCACCGCCGAGGTGGACAAGGACTGGGAGCTGGTGGCGGTCGCCCGTCACTATTTCCAGACCGTTCCGGAAGACCGGCGAAAGGCTCTGTTCTTCGAGCGGGTTCGTGGATACGACATCCCCGTCGTGCTGGGCGTGCTGGGCGGTTCTCGAGCGATCTACGCCGCCGCCAACGAATGCCCGCTGGAAGACGTGGCGGAGCGCTGGCGGGCCGCGCAGGAGCGGCCGTTACCCCCGCGTGTCGTCGCCGACGGGCCGGTTCACGAGGTGGTGTACGAGGGCGACCGCGCGGACGTGACCATGCTGCCGGTGCCCGTGTGGACCGTCGGCCAGGACCCCGGACCGTATCTCACCGCGCCGTTCGTCATCACGAGGGATCCGGAGACCGGCGTGCAGAACGTGGGCACGTACCGCATCTGGTGCAAAGAGCCGCGGAAGCTGCTCATGAACATCAGCTTCAGCCACGACGGGCGCCGCCATGTCGAGGCGAACAACACGGCCGGTCGCCCGACGCCGGTCGTGATCGTCCTGGGCGCCGACCCGTCGATCGGCCTTGCCTCTGTCGCAAAAATCCGGTACGGCGTCGACGAGCTGGCCGTGGCCGGCGCCGTCCGCGGCGAGCCGGTCGAGGTCGTCCGCGCGCGCACGGTGGACCTCCTTGTGCCGGCGACGGCCGAGATCACCATCGAAGGGTGGATTCGCCCAAACGAGACCGAGGAGGAGGGCCCGTTCGGAGAGTACACCGGGTACATCGGGAGAAAAACCCAGGGGTACGTCATCGACGTCACGGCCCTGACGCACCGGCACAAGCCCATCTTCCAGGCGTTCCTGTCCCAGATGCCGCCAAGCGAGTCCAGCCTGATCCGGGGCGCCGGCAAGGAGGTTGCGCTGCTGAAGCACCTGAAGAGCGACCTCCACATGCCCGTGAAGGACGTGCATCTCCTGGAGTGCGCCGGCAGCGCGGCCATTTTGGTGATCTCCATTCACAAGGACTACTGGGCGCGGCCCCAGGAGGTCATGTGGGGCGCGTGGGCGTACGACCCCACGCTGGGGAAGTACACCGTCGTCGTGGACGACGACGTCGACATCCGCGATCCGCAGGCCGTCCTGTGGGCCATGGCCTACCGCGTGCAGCCCGACCGGGACGTTCATGTCTTCCGAAACACCCGGGCGGTCGAGCTGGACCCTTCCGTGGCGCCGTACGGCCGGTCGAAGGCGGAGTGGCTGGCCACGCCGGCGTCCAAGCTGGCCATCGATGCGACTCGCAAGCACGAGTTTCCGCCCGTCGCCCTGCCGCCGGCCGAGCACCTGGAGGCGGTGCGCCGTCGTTGGGCGACGTACTTCCCGAACGGGGCGTGA